From Rhodococcus sp. B7740, one genomic window encodes:
- a CDS encoding DUF4153 domain-containing protein has translation MTTIDTPTHPTAKHGRSFWGPRTWPVLRYAQAPRAALIGAAVAGLIGSVTLVNNTFGVLITALAFVAVVLAARSGRLTRWEWAGAAGVLALASVSALRAAEWIVTMSTTLAIVVAVVVLSRAWTWTGIALGALVPVFLPVRVARWTRRGAGSIDVEGPRPVRIGMVSVVTIALLVVFAALFGAADKRFADALSAVTPEFDAASVVGRIVVFVLTAAGALAVTYVALHPPRFDRLAPSPRRTVQLWEWMVPLGAVVALFAVFVGFQVPALFGGQGHVLTTEGLTNAEYARQGFWQLLAVTVLTLLVIAVTVAKARREDRGDRIALRALLGALCLLSSVIVASALHRMSLYEQQYGYTTLRLFVTAVEWWLGSVFVLVLVSGVRMSGRWLPRAVGVGAVLTVLALAALNPDAYIARHNVDRFEQTGRIDTSYVGGLSADADAELDRLPEYVRPCVRARGPVIVGDTWHLCTDPSVSVP, from the coding sequence ATGACCACGATCGACACTCCTACTCATCCGACTGCGAAGCACGGTCGCTCTTTTTGGGGGCCTCGCACCTGGCCGGTGCTGCGGTATGCGCAGGCTCCCCGTGCGGCGCTGATCGGGGCCGCTGTCGCCGGGCTGATCGGTTCGGTGACGCTGGTGAACAACACATTCGGTGTGCTGATCACTGCCCTCGCCTTCGTGGCCGTCGTGCTCGCAGCGCGCAGCGGCAGGCTCACGCGGTGGGAATGGGCAGGGGCGGCAGGAGTGCTGGCATTGGCGAGCGTGTCTGCGCTGCGAGCGGCCGAGTGGATCGTCACGATGTCGACGACGCTCGCCATCGTGGTCGCGGTGGTGGTCCTCTCTCGTGCCTGGACGTGGACGGGAATCGCACTCGGCGCTCTGGTGCCGGTGTTTCTGCCGGTGCGCGTGGCTCGGTGGACCCGACGCGGAGCCGGTTCGATCGATGTGGAGGGGCCACGGCCGGTGCGGATCGGCATGGTCTCGGTTGTCACGATCGCGCTGCTCGTCGTGTTCGCGGCGTTGTTCGGTGCGGCCGACAAGCGTTTTGCGGATGCGCTGAGTGCGGTGACACCCGAGTTCGATGCCGCGTCCGTCGTCGGGCGCATTGTCGTTTTCGTTCTCACCGCAGCAGGTGCGCTCGCCGTCACCTACGTCGCGCTGCATCCGCCTCGGTTCGATCGGCTCGCACCGTCGCCGCGTCGAACAGTGCAGTTGTGGGAGTGGATGGTTCCGCTCGGGGCGGTGGTGGCCCTGTTCGCCGTGTTCGTGGGGTTTCAGGTGCCGGCGTTGTTCGGCGGGCAGGGACACGTCCTCACCACCGAGGGTCTGACCAATGCCGAATACGCCCGACAGGGCTTCTGGCAATTGCTCGCGGTCACGGTACTGACACTGCTCGTCATCGCTGTGACGGTCGCGAAGGCTCGACGAGAAGACCGGGGAGATCGCATCGCACTGCGGGCGTTGCTCGGAGCGCTGTGCCTGCTGTCGTCGGTGATCGTTGCGTCGGCCCTGCATCGAATGTCGTTGTACGAGCAGCAGTACGGCTACACGACGCTCAGGTTGTTCGTCACGGCTGTCGAGTGGTGGCTGGGATCGGTGTTCGTACTGGTTCTGGTGTCGGGCGTGCGGATGTCGGGGCGCTGGCTACCGAGAGCTGTGGGGGTCGGTGCAGTTCTGACCGTGCTCGCGCTGGCCGCCCTGAACCCGGATGCGTACATCGCTCGGCACAACGTCGATCGCTTCGAGCAGACCGGACGCATCGATACGTCCTACGTGGGTGGGTTGTCGGCCGACGCCGACGCGGAGCTCGAC
- a CDS encoding response regulator transcription factor: MSRTVLVVDDEPTISEAVAARLRGEGYEVVTAADGPSAVDACARIDPDVVVLDLMLPGFDGLEVCRRIQASRPVPVLMLTAKSDETDMLVGLGVGADDYLGKPFSMRELVARVHALVRRAERAVAVEPQAVRIGDVQIDHRERRVTDPSGDIHLTRTEFDILAYLAARPRTAVSRETLLSELWGWDDSASSRTVDSHVKALRRKLGGDLIRTVHGVGYAVESPR; encoded by the coding sequence ATGAGCCGCACAGTTCTCGTCGTCGACGACGAGCCCACGATCTCCGAGGCCGTTGCCGCCCGGCTGCGCGGCGAAGGGTACGAGGTCGTCACGGCCGCCGACGGCCCGTCCGCCGTCGACGCGTGCGCCCGGATCGATCCCGACGTGGTGGTGCTCGATCTGATGCTGCCCGGGTTCGACGGGCTCGAAGTGTGCCGCCGGATTCAGGCGTCCCGCCCGGTGCCGGTGTTGATGTTGACGGCCAAGTCCGACGAGACGGACATGCTCGTCGGCCTGGGCGTCGGCGCGGACGACTACCTGGGCAAGCCGTTCAGTATGCGCGAGCTGGTCGCTCGCGTACACGCCCTGGTTCGGCGTGCCGAGCGTGCGGTGGCCGTCGAACCACAGGCAGTTCGAATCGGTGACGTGCAGATCGACCACCGGGAACGGCGGGTTACCGATCCCTCCGGCGACATCCATTTGACCAGAACGGAATTCGACATCCTCGCCTATCTGGCCGCGCGGCCGCGCACCGCCGTCTCGCGTGAAACCCTGCTGTCGGAACTGTGGGGCTGGGACGATTCGGCCAGTAGCAGGACGGTCGATTCTCACGTCAAAGCGTTGCGGCGCAAACTCGGTGGCGATCTCATTCGCACCGTGCACGGCGTGGGCTACGCCGTGGAGTCTCCGCGATGA
- a CDS encoding bifunctional o-acetylhomoserine/o-acetylserine sulfhydrylase, which produces MTDSTPDVVDATGAPTEDPFTDPAADWSFETKQIHSGQTPDGTTKARALPIYQTTSYTFDNTDHAAALFGLAEPGNIYTRIINPTQDVVEQRIAALEGGVAALLLASGQAAETFAILNLAEAGDHIVSSPRLYGGTYNLFHYTLPKLGITVSFVDDPDDLEQWRAAITPSTKAFYGESISNPKNDILDIPGISAVAHENGIPLIVDNTVATPYLLQPLKHGADIVVHSATKYLGGHGTAIAGVIVDGGTFDWTQGRHPNFTTADPSYHGVVFADLGAPAFALKARVQLLRDIGAAVSPFNAFLISQGLETLSLRIERHVANAQKVAAFLAGRDDVVSINYAGLESSPWYQRGQELLPKGQGAIIAFELKGGVDAGKKFVNALTLHSHVANIGDVRSLVIHPASTTHSQLTPEEQLASGVTPGLVRLAVGIEGIDDIIADLEVGFSAAAS; this is translated from the coding sequence ATGACCGATTCCACCCCCGACGTCGTCGACGCCACCGGAGCCCCCACCGAGGATCCGTTCACCGATCCTGCCGCCGACTGGAGCTTCGAGACCAAGCAGATTCACTCGGGCCAGACCCCGGACGGCACCACCAAGGCTCGTGCGTTGCCGATCTACCAGACCACCTCGTACACGTTCGACAACACCGATCACGCAGCTGCCCTGTTCGGCCTGGCAGAACCCGGCAACATCTACACCCGCATCATCAACCCGACGCAGGATGTCGTCGAGCAGCGCATCGCCGCCCTCGAAGGTGGAGTCGCGGCGTTGTTGCTCGCATCGGGTCAAGCCGCCGAGACGTTCGCGATCCTCAATCTCGCGGAGGCAGGCGACCACATCGTGTCGAGCCCGCGGCTCTACGGCGGCACGTACAACCTGTTCCACTACACGCTCCCCAAGCTGGGCATCACCGTCTCGTTCGTCGACGATCCCGACGATCTCGAGCAGTGGCGTGCCGCGATCACTCCGTCGACCAAGGCGTTCTACGGCGAGTCGATCTCGAACCCGAAGAACGACATTCTCGACATCCCGGGGATCTCGGCCGTGGCCCACGAGAACGGCATCCCGCTGATCGTGGACAACACGGTGGCGACGCCGTACCTGCTGCAGCCGTTGAAGCACGGGGCCGACATCGTGGTGCACTCCGCGACGAAGTATCTCGGCGGCCACGGAACCGCGATCGCGGGCGTCATCGTGGACGGCGGGACGTTCGATTGGACGCAGGGCCGTCATCCCAACTTCACCACCGCGGATCCGAGCTACCACGGCGTCGTGTTCGCCGATCTCGGTGCGCCCGCATTCGCGCTGAAGGCACGCGTTCAACTGTTGCGCGACATCGGTGCTGCGGTCTCTCCGTTCAACGCCTTCCTCATCAGCCAGGGCCTGGAAACGTTGAGCCTTCGGATCGAGCGGCACGTGGCGAACGCACAGAAGGTTGCCGCCTTCCTCGCCGGTCGCGACGACGTCGTCTCGATCAACTACGCCGGACTCGAATCCTCGCCGTGGTACCAGCGCGGGCAGGAGTTGTTGCCGAAGGGGCAGGGCGCGATCATCGCGTTCGAGCTGAAGGGAGGCGTTGACGCGGGCAAGAAGTTCGTCAACGCACTCACTCTCCACAGCCACGTCGCTAACATCGGTGACGTGCGCTCACTCGTCATCCATCCCGCTTCCACCACCCATTCCCAGCTGACTCCGGAAGAGCAGCTGGCGTCGGGTGTCACCCCCGGCCTGGTGCGTCTCGCCGTGGGCATCGAGGGAATCGACGACATCATCGCCGACCTCGAGGTCGGATTCAGCGCGGCGGCATCTTGA
- a CDS encoding ABC transporter substrate-binding protein — protein sequence MLIRPLHRTWAVCAIALTTAGMLTACSSSADEAPPTAGGASVSAAFPVTIEHAFGETVVPDEPTRVVVAGYTEQDTVLALGVIPVGVTEWYGNQPYATWPWAQAALGDAQPEVLSNDDGFETEKIAALEPDLIIATNAGLTAESYSMLSDIAPTLAQSDASTAYFEPWEIQAEKIGRALGKKSEIDALIEGVNQKFVDAAGAHPEFARKKAIFLQNAFYEGKAIAYQDGLSTDFLTKLGFVIPDDIDAYVPADGSAQASIPLENLSVLNAADVLIWGTEEPGDRAQLEKEAVYNALEPVKDGNLVFTDGVTAGAIYFTSVLSLPYVIDKLTPALTEALGGTAATITG from the coding sequence ATGCTCATCCGACCTCTTCACCGAACCTGGGCGGTGTGCGCGATTGCGCTGACCACCGCGGGAATGCTGACTGCGTGCTCGAGTTCCGCCGACGAGGCACCGCCGACGGCCGGTGGCGCGTCCGTTTCGGCGGCGTTCCCGGTGACGATCGAGCACGCGTTCGGTGAGACCGTCGTCCCGGACGAGCCCACTCGCGTCGTGGTGGCCGGGTACACCGAGCAGGACACGGTCCTGGCACTCGGCGTGATACCCGTCGGGGTCACCGAGTGGTACGGCAACCAGCCGTACGCCACCTGGCCGTGGGCCCAGGCAGCGTTGGGCGACGCACAGCCCGAGGTGCTCTCGAACGACGACGGATTCGAGACGGAGAAGATCGCCGCACTCGAGCCCGATCTGATCATCGCCACCAACGCGGGTCTCACGGCGGAGAGCTACAGCATGCTCAGCGACATCGCGCCGACGCTCGCACAGTCCGACGCATCGACTGCCTACTTCGAACCCTGGGAAATCCAGGCCGAGAAGATCGGCCGTGCACTCGGAAAGAAGTCCGAGATCGACGCATTGATCGAGGGCGTGAACCAGAAGTTCGTCGACGCTGCGGGCGCGCACCCCGAATTCGCCCGCAAGAAGGCGATCTTCCTCCAGAACGCGTTCTACGAGGGCAAGGCGATCGCGTACCAGGACGGGTTGAGCACGGACTTCCTGACGAAACTGGGCTTCGTCATCCCGGATGACATCGACGCGTACGTGCCTGCCGACGGCAGTGCGCAGGCGAGCATCCCGCTGGAGAACCTGTCGGTTCTGAACGCGGCCGACGTGTTGATCTGGGGAACCGAGGAGCCCGGCGACCGCGCACAGTTGGAGAAGGAAGCGGTGTACAACGCACTCGAGCCGGTGAAGGACGGCAACCTCGTGTTCACCGACGGTGTGACGGCAGGAGCGATCTACTTCACCAGCGTGCTCAGCCTGCCGTACGTGATCGACAAGCTCACCCCGGCACTGACCGAAGCTCTCGGGGGAACTGCCGCGACCATCACCGGCTGA
- a CDS encoding HAMP domain-containing sensor histidine kinase, with protein MTRMLPRPLDPLRSFKLKVSLVVGTVLVLASVVFWIGAGWQFRYTLLAALVVSLAATQFVAHGMTSPLREMTSAAKAMARGDYSTRVRATSRDEVGELATAFNTMSSDLEAAEKYRRELIGNVSHELKTPIAALRAVLENMVDGVTEPNPATLAVALRQTERLGDLVSELLDLSRVEGGVLTIAPEEFAVRQFLEDATVVHRERVSIVVSPGDSTVVADRSRMTQVITNLVDNAVRHSPQSSTVTVRAHRIGEAYAFDVVDQGPGIALADRHAVFDRFTRGGSTDGGTGLGLGIARWATELHGGTIEVLDSEFGCHIRVAIPEH; from the coding sequence ATGACTCGAATGCTGCCGCGACCGTTGGATCCGTTGCGGTCGTTCAAGCTCAAGGTCTCGCTCGTCGTGGGCACGGTGTTGGTCCTCGCGAGCGTCGTCTTCTGGATCGGGGCGGGTTGGCAGTTTCGCTACACCCTCCTCGCCGCGCTCGTCGTGTCCTTGGCCGCAACCCAATTCGTCGCCCACGGGATGACGTCACCACTGCGCGAGATGACTTCGGCCGCCAAAGCGATGGCGCGAGGCGACTATTCGACGCGAGTGCGGGCGACATCCAGGGACGAGGTGGGGGAGTTGGCCACGGCGTTCAACACCATGTCGAGTGATCTGGAAGCAGCCGAGAAGTACCGCCGCGAACTCATCGGCAATGTCTCGCACGAGTTGAAGACGCCCATCGCTGCGCTGCGTGCCGTGCTCGAGAACATGGTCGACGGGGTGACCGAGCCGAATCCCGCGACGCTGGCGGTGGCGCTGCGCCAAACCGAGAGACTCGGAGATCTGGTCAGCGAACTGCTCGACCTGTCGCGGGTGGAGGGCGGTGTGCTCACCATTGCCCCGGAGGAGTTCGCGGTTCGGCAATTCCTCGAGGATGCGACAGTCGTGCACCGAGAACGAGTGTCGATCGTCGTCTCGCCCGGTGATTCGACTGTGGTGGCCGACCGATCTCGCATGACACAGGTGATCACCAACCTCGTCGACAACGCCGTGCGGCATTCCCCCCAGTCGAGCACCGTGACGGTACGGGCCCATCGGATCGGCGAAGCGTATGCATTCGACGTCGTCGACCAGGGCCCAGGCATCGCGCTCGCCGATCGCCATGCGGTGTTCGACCGATTCACCCGCGGCGGATCCACCGACGGTGGAACAGGTCTGGGCCTCGGCATCGCGCGCTGGGCCACCGAACTGCACGGCGGAACCATCGAAGTTCTCGACAGCGAATTCGGCTGCCACATCAGAGTGGCCATCCCCGAACACTGA
- a CDS encoding MFS transporter: MLALSIGGFGIGTTEFASMGLLPDIATTMGISEPSAGHMISAYALGVVVGAPTIAALAARVPRRMLLLALMVAFTLGNLGTVFAPSFDELVASRFVAGLPHGAYFGVAALVAAHLAEPGKRAKAVAMVMMGLSVANVVGVPVATWIGQALGWRSAFTLVAVIGALTVAALVLWMPRLDAMPTTSPITELGALRRSQVWMTLFVGIVGFGGMFAVYTYIASTLTDVAGLARALVPVALMIYGLGMVAGNYAGGWLADRYQLKGTFVGLAATAVFLAVFVVAAHNPITALLLVFLIGASGSSVVPGLQTRLMDVAEDAQTLAASLNHAAFNLANAIGAAVGGAVIAAGFGYTAPAAVGSGLAVAGLGVLATAMWMDKRSAA; encoded by the coding sequence ATGCTGGCTCTGTCCATCGGCGGCTTCGGAATCGGCACCACGGAGTTCGCGTCGATGGGTCTGTTGCCGGACATCGCGACGACGATGGGGATCTCCGAGCCCTCGGCCGGCCACATGATCTCCGCGTACGCGCTCGGTGTGGTCGTCGGTGCCCCGACCATCGCAGCCCTGGCTGCCCGCGTTCCGCGCCGGATGTTGCTGTTGGCGCTGATGGTGGCCTTCACCCTCGGAAACCTCGGCACCGTGTTCGCGCCGAGCTTCGACGAGCTGGTGGCCTCGCGATTCGTTGCGGGTCTGCCGCACGGTGCGTACTTCGGTGTTGCGGCTCTGGTGGCTGCCCACCTCGCCGAACCCGGCAAACGAGCCAAGGCCGTGGCGATGGTGATGATGGGACTCTCGGTCGCCAACGTCGTCGGCGTACCGGTGGCGACCTGGATCGGGCAGGCGCTGGGATGGCGCAGTGCGTTCACTCTCGTGGCCGTCATCGGTGCCCTCACCGTCGCCGCGCTCGTTCTGTGGATGCCGCGACTCGACGCGATGCCGACCACCAGCCCCATCACCGAGCTCGGCGCACTGCGCCGCAGCCAGGTGTGGATGACCCTGTTCGTGGGCATCGTCGGATTCGGCGGCATGTTCGCGGTGTACACCTACATCGCGTCGACGCTGACCGATGTCGCCGGTCTGGCCCGCGCACTCGTCCCGGTCGCCCTGATGATCTACGGCCTGGGAATGGTCGCCGGAAACTACGCGGGCGGATGGCTCGCCGACCGTTACCAGCTCAAGGGCACCTTCGTCGGCCTGGCCGCCACTGCCGTGTTCCTTGCGGTGTTCGTCGTGGCCGCACACAACCCGATCACCGCGCTACTGCTGGTGTTCCTCATCGGTGCGTCCGGCTCCTCGGTGGTACCCGGTCTGCAGACGAGATTGATGGACGTGGCCGAGGACGCCCAGACGCTCGCCGCATCGCTCAACCATGCCGCGTTCAACCTGGCCAACGCCATCGGAGCGGCAGTCGGTGGTGCCGTGATCGCCGCCGGATTCGGCTACACGGCACCCGCCGCTGTCGGCTCGGGCCTGGCGGTGGCCGGTCTCGGTGTTCTGGCCACCGCCATGTGGATGGACAAGCGTTCGGCTGCGTAG